One part of the Leptotrichia sp. oral taxon 215 str. W9775 genome encodes these proteins:
- a CDS encoding PTS glucose transporter subunit IIA, whose product MGLFDLFKGKKEAETQEFNGKVFAPISGKLLPLSEVPDEVFAQKMIGDGIAIEPSESGVMLAPADGKLEKIFETNHAFSIVTPSGLEIFVHFGMDTVKLEGKGFERLVNEGDVVKKGTPLIKYDYDFLKENAKSIITPVIISNSDEFGALNGVESGNAVAGETLVLDVQKK is encoded by the coding sequence ATGGGTTTATTCGATTTATTCAAAGGGAAAAAAGAAGCTGAAACACAAGAATTTAATGGAAAGGTATTTGCACCAATTTCAGGAAAGCTTTTACCTTTATCAGAAGTACCTGATGAAGTTTTTGCTCAAAAAATGATAGGGGATGGAATAGCTATTGAGCCATCAGAATCAGGAGTAATGTTAGCACCTGCAGATGGGAAACTTGAAAAAATATTTGAAACAAATCATGCGTTCAGTATTGTAACACCTTCAGGATTAGAAATATTCGTTCACTTTGGAATGGATACAGTAAAACTTGAAGGAAAAGGATTTGAAAGATTAGTAAATGAAGGAGATGTTGTAAAAAAAGGAACTCCTCTAATTAAGTATGATTATGATTTCTTAAAGGAAAATGCTAAATCAATAATTACTCCTGTAATTATTTCAAATTCAGATGAATTTGGAGCATTAAATGGTGTAGAATCAGGAAATGCTGTAGCTGGAGAAACATTAGTTTTAGATGTTCAAAAAAAATAA